In one Dermacentor albipictus isolate Rhodes 1998 colony unplaced genomic scaffold, USDA_Dalb.pri_finalv2 scaffold_11, whole genome shotgun sequence genomic region, the following are encoded:
- the LOC139051306 gene encoding endothelial zinc finger protein induced by tumor necrosis factor alpha-like isoform X2: MKPRFLFTVSISAGRGEEIVPTTSSSAFDCDMCSASFTTRDFLNRHRRYGHARRNPKGQQSSQSGMGSRKETKEQPPFVCDICKRSFTRRNARTSHVRIHARTGYECKDCGRRFSNSSHLSRHRRTHLGVSEDFLCPECWTGFNRKDVMQRHMLSHTGERPYACRVCGDMFTQRVGARRHEKNSHGVE, from the exons ATGAAGCCTCGCTTCTTGTTTACTGTGAGTATATCTGCGGGGCGAG GTGAAGAAATCGTGCCTACCACTTCCAGTTCGGCTTTCGACTGCGACATGTGCTCCGCTTCTTTCACGACGAGAGACTTCCTGAACAGGCACCGACGCTACGGGCATGCACGAAGGAATCCAAAAGGGCAGCAGTCATCGCAAAGTGG GATGGGTTCTCGAAAAGAGACCAAGGAGCAGCCACCCTTCGTGTGCGACATCTGCAAGAGGAGCTTCACCCGGCGAAACGCCCGCACCTCCCACGTGAGGATCCACGCCAGGACGGGGTACGAGTGCAAAGATTGCGGCCGCCGCTTCTCGAACTCGTCCCACCTGTCCCGTCACCGGAGGACGCACTTGGGAGTCTCGGAGGATTTCCTATGTCCGGAGTGCTGGACGGGCTTCAACAGGAAGGACGTGATGCAGAGGCACATGCTTTCGCACACCGGAGAGAGGCCGTACGCGTGTCGAGTCTGCGGCGACATGTTCACTCAGCGCGTGGGCGCCAGGAGGCACGAGAAGAACTCTCACGGCGTGGAGTGA